The Toxotes jaculatrix isolate fToxJac2 chromosome 14, fToxJac2.pri, whole genome shotgun sequence genomic interval GTGTCAGTCCTCCTTGGTGACGGGCTAAATGAGGTGTGAGAGAGCGGAAGGGCTTGTGTTTTATAAGAGCGAAGATCAAAACTTGAATgatcagagagacacagagaactttgctaaaagaaaatgtcatgaaCATACACATAACTCCAGCTGTGTGAGCAAGACGGTCTCCGACAACTACTAAGCCAAGCAACAGGATTATCTTCTCTGAGTGATTCAGATTGTAAACGTTTGTGCTGAACGATACTGCTCTCAGCCACTCAAGGACAACGCCAGAGTGTAATTTTGAAGATGAGATTCAGCCTGGTGTTAGGCACTCTTCTCTGCTACATCACCTGGATGAGCGTGGTCCATGCAAGTGAGTActgaaaaaagtacaaatttgtGATTGAGCGTATGGTCAGAATATTTGTCAGTGTAAAATTAAGGTTACttaatctttgcttttctttttgtgcctTGTTTAGACCATGTACCCGCGGTAACCTGCTGTCCAGGATGGTCCACCACACAAGTCCCGCATAAACAAATTGAGAGTTACACCATTCTGCCTGAAGGCCTTTGTCTCATCGCAGCTGTCATGTAAGTTGTCCTGCAATTTCACAGTGCATAAAATTAAATCATATATTAACTTAGAACAAATGTCCACCTGTATACCCAAACAGACAACATAATATTTTAAAGGATGGGTTCACTCAAAtttgaacaaaaaacaaaacaaaaacaaaacacatttccttGCTTACCTTTAAAGGTACATAGCCATGTGgacagtttggttttatttgtccaggttttTCCACATACAGCAAATTATATTTGAATAAATTCAACAGCAGTATTGCTGTCCAGAAAGTGTCCCTGTCCCTGCCACAACAATTTTCATTAGAACTACTGTCTACTACATAGTAGCCCCTTTTAAAACAGTTTACAGGTGGTTCGATCTCTGTGTGTCAAAGTGTTCCTGGGCAAGTTACTGAACCCCAAATTCGCACCATTTGTTCCAACACGCATATTCACTGATGTGCTCatctgagtgtgaatgtgtgtgttagtaaaagTGCTATATGAGTGGAAAAAGCACTAtatgagtgtgcgtgtgtgtgtgtgaatggatgaatgcCACTTATagtgtaaagtgctttgagtaGATGATAAGACTAGAAAAGTGCTCTATAAATGCGCTCCTTTAATTGTTATTCAGAGTAacaaagacatacagtacatacagccTGGATAAATCTTGAACAAACTATCTAAATGGTTAAATACCACTagagaaaagtgtgaaaaagtgtttgtttactttagGATGAAATGCTTTAAGAAATTATTAGTCAGtactttgttataaacaacatgaaaaatgcATTATGATGCCATTAACAACTCATAATCAATTACAGGTTTCATACAGTTGAAGGAATTAGAATTTGCTCCGATCCCAACAGCAAATGGGCAAAGATGGTCATGCTGAAGGTGGACAAGAGGACGAAAGGGTTGAAAGAGGTGGAACAGAATGAGCAGGGATTGACAAGTGACATTACACCAGCAATGCCCACTTCATCCACAAAAGCACCAAGGAAGGACATCGCTGGAGACATTACACCAGCAATGGTCTCTTCATCCACAAAAGCACCAGGGCAGGACATCACTGGTGACATTACACCAGCAATGGTCTCTT includes:
- the LOC121192651 gene encoding mucin-1-like isoform X1 gives rise to the protein MRFSLVLGTLLCYITWMSVVHANHVPAVTCCPGWSTTQVPHKQIESYTILPEGLCLIAAVMFHTVEGIRICSDPNSKWAKMVMLKVDKRTKGLKEVEQNEQGLTSDITPAMPTSSTKAPRKDIAGDITPAMVSSSTKAPGQDITGDITPAMVSSSAKAPRKDIAGDITPTMVSSSTKAPKKDIAGDITPAMPSSSTKAPRQDIAGDIKPAMVSSSTKAPGQDITGDITPAMVSSSAKAPGQDIAGDITPAMVSSSAKAPRQDIAGDITPVRSTSSRKASRKKGRKGKRLQMRSKRWRRWQRRRA
- the LOC121192651 gene encoding uncharacterized protein LOC121192651 isoform X4 — encoded protein: MRFSLVLGTLLCYITWMSVVHANHVPAVTCCPGWSTTQVPHKQIESYTILPEGLCLIAAVMFHTVEGIRICSDPNSKWAKMVMLKVDKRTKGLKEVEQNEQGLTSDITPAMPTSSTKAPRKDIAGDITPAMVSSSTKAPGQDITGDITPAMVSSSAKAPRQDIAGDIKPAMVSSSTKAPGQDITGDITPAMVSSSAKAPGQDIAGDITPAMVSSSAKAPRQDIAGDITPVRSTSSRKASRKKGRKGKRLQMRSKRWRRWQRRRA